One Sander vitreus isolate 19-12246 chromosome 22, sanVit1, whole genome shotgun sequence DNA segment encodes these proteins:
- the LOC144537388 gene encoding C-type lectin domain family 12 member B-like: protein MSEDIYAKPDMSKKVRYNRTVQKDKEEWEEREVEIYESTDAIRDDHTDNQSDGGGPDIERHPPAVQRKTFRAAALCLAVLCFLMMTGIILLSVYFTLEKEQMKNEYDQLSNNYSQLQVKVSEILVNNSKLQSSYQTLSINHSQLQDEAKKLKNRTEEKCCPDGWKGFRCSCYFKSKEEKTWSDSRADCKKRGADLVVINIKEEQEFVSELSKDAESWIGLRYDWTQGEWEWVDGSLLTETFWASGLTQYDGYYAACCHQQGKWTQNKNWICEEKMI, encoded by the exons ATGTCCGAAGATATTTATGCCAAACCAGATATGTCAAAGAAGGTGAGATACAACAGAACTGTGCAGAAGGACAAAGAAGAATGGGAGGAAAGGGAGGTGGAAATATACGAGAGCACAGACGCTATCAGAGATGATCACACTGATAATCAGTCAGACGGAGG AGGACCAGACATTGAGAGGCATCCTCCAGCTGTCCAAAGGAAGACTTTCAGGGCTGCAGCACTCTGTCTGGCAGTGCTCTGCTTTCTGATGATGACTGGAATCATCCTCTTATCCGTATACT TCACTTTGGAAAAAGAACAGATGAAGAACGAATACGACCAACTGAGCAACAACTACAGTCAGCTGCAGGTGAAGGTTTCAG AGATTTTAGTCAACAACAGTAAGTTACAGAGCAGCTACCAAACACTGAGTATAAATCACAGTCAGCTACAGGATGAAGCAAAGAAGCTGAAGAACAGAACTGAAG AGAAGTGCTGTCCTGATGGATGGAAGGGATTTAGATGCAGTTGTTACTTTAAATCTAAAGAGGAGAAGACTTGGTCTGACAGCAGAGCTGACTGTAAGAAGAGAGGAGCAGATCTGGTCGTCATAAACATCAAAGAGGAACAG GAGTTCGTCTCTGAGCTGAGTAAGGATGCAGAGTCCTGGATTGGTCTACGGTATGATTGGACACAAGGAGAATGGGAATGGGTGGACGGATCACTGCTGACAGAAAC GTTCTGGGCATCAGGACTGACTCAGTATGACGGTTACTATGCTGCATGCTGCCATCAACAAGGAAAATGGACACAAAATAAGAACTGGATCTGTGAGGAAAAGATGATCTGA
- the LOC144537386 gene encoding killer cell lectin-like receptor subfamily B member 1B allele A yields MSSNIYEDPNLTMDVKYSKGAREDGGESVERVIDIYESVDASTNRGVPTQRGGAHTQNHPPAVQRNPFRAAALVLGLLCLLLVVGVIVLANQYISVTLENNQLQNSTKELQTSYKELQTSYNNLSNSFCHTTHGWRRFQCSCYYKSTEMKTWTESKTDCQNRGADLVIIHSKDENDFVSELNKREGSWIGLQSVTTKDWKEEWKWMDESTLSYMSWQTDVNMNPVKGATVYMDLDGNWNHSNNGLKKWICEKHIHKV; encoded by the exons atgtcttccaacATTTACGAAGACCCAAATTTGACTATGGATGTGAAATACAGCAAAGGGGCCAGAGAGGACGGAGGAGAGAGTGTGGAGAGAGTGATCGACATCTACGAGAGTGTGGACGCTTCCACAAACCGTGGTGTTCCGACACAGCGCGGAG GAGCACACACTCAAAATCATCCTCCAGCTGTGCAAAGAAACCCTTTCAGAGCGGCCGCGCTGGTTCTGGGTTTACTCTGCCTCCTGCTGGTAGTGGGAGTCATTGTCCTGGCCAATCAAT ATATTTCAGTCACGTTGGAAAACAACCAGCTGCAGAACAGTACTAAGGAGCTGCAGACCAGTTATAAGGAGCTGCAGACCAGCTATAACAACCTGAGCAACAGTTTCTGCCACACAACACACG GATGGAGGAGATTCCAGTGCAGTTGTTACTACAAATCTACTGAGATGAAAACCTGGACAGAGAGCAAGACAGACTGTCAGAACAGAGGAGCAGATCTGGTGATAATACACAGCAAAGACGAAAAT GATTTCGTCAGTGAGCTGAATAAACGTGAAGGTTCCTGGATTGGTCTGCAGTCAGTGACAACAAAAGACTGGAAAGAGGAATGGAAATGGATGGACGAATCAACACTATCATATAT GTCCTGGCAGACAGACGTGAATATGAACCCCGTGAAGGGGGCCACAGTATATATGGATCTGGACGGAAATTGGAACCATTCCAATAATGGATTGAAAAAATGGATTTGTGAGAAACATATTCATAAGGTCTGA